From the Gemmatimonadota bacterium genome, the window TCGAGTTGCTGTGCGCCGTTGCGCCGGAGGGGGTGGAGCGCCTGGCGGCCGAACTCGCGGAGCGTACCGGAACGCCGATGACCCCCATTGGCGAATGCCTGTCCGCCGACCGGGGATGGGCCATTACGGATCACAACGGATCCCGGCCCCTGCACCCAAAGGGGTACGAACACTTCAGCGGCTGACGTCAGCGGATGACTTAAAAGGCTGGCGGCTAGATTTCTATTTCTACGGCTTCTTCGGTCACCCGGACGGGGAAGCAGGTGAGGTTTTCGTAGGCCGGAGGCGACAGGACGTCGCCCGTGGTCACATCGAAAGACGCGCCGTGGAACGGACACCAGAGGTCGGTGCCGTCCAGTTCCCCTTCGCTCAGGGGCGCGCCCATGTGGGGGCAGAAATTGTCGGCGGCATAGTACTTCCCGTCCACGTTGCAGAGGACGATCTCCTTCCCGCTGATCGAGACCATCTTCATCTGGCCCGGACTCAGCTCATCCAGCTCCGCCGCCTTGACGTATCCCATGTGCGCTTGCTCCCTGGTCAGCCCGGTATGACGATCCGTTGACCGATTTGCAGCCGCCTGGCCTGCACATCGGGGTTTGCCCGCATGAGGGCAGCGAGGGTAACCTTGAAGGCCCGGGCGATCCGCGCCAGCGTATCCCCCGACCGGATGTTGTAGGTCACCGCACCGCTTATACCGCTTCCGTTTCCCGACAGGCGAAGTACCTGGCCGGGGTGGATGAGGTCTCCACGCAACCCGTTGGCCAGCTTCAGCGCGACGACGGATGTCCCGTAATACCGGGCGATGCGGGTCAGCGAGTCGCCGCGCCGCACGGTGTGTGTAGCGGCGTCCCTCGGCGTACCGTAAGAAGCCGTCTGCCCTGCCCATTGCTGTCCACCGTAGTTCCTTCCGGGTACGCGGAGGAGCTGGCCGACGCGGATCAGGCTGCCCCGGATCCGGTTCATGCTCCGCAGTCTGCTGACCGAGGTCCGGAATCTAACGGCGATGTGGCCCAGTGTATCACCCCGCCGCACGCGGTACCTGCGAACCTCGGGAGGGGGCTTGAAATTCGATTCAGGAAGCTCGTCGAGACTGCCGAGCAGGGTCGAACCCGCGCCCAGGGGTACGCGCAGCGAAAATCCGGTGGGCGGCGTCACGCCGTACCGGATGTCGGTGTTCAGCGTCTTGAGATCGTCCTGCGGCATGGCGAGCAGGTCGGCTACATGCTGCAGCGCAACCGACTTTTCGACGCGCACTTCTTCGAAGAGGTAGGGGTCGTGGGTGTCCGGCAATTCGACGCCGTATTTCTCCGGGTTCTCGATGATATGGAGCACCGCGAGGAACTTGGGTACGTAATTCCGGGTCTCCCTGGGCAGCCGCATTTTCCAGTAATCCCGGTTCCCCGTCCGGTTGATCTCGCGGAGCACCCGGTTTTCACCACAGTTGTAGGCCGCCATGGCGAGAAACCAGTCGTCGAACATGGTGTACAGGTCGCCCAGGTAGGCGAGAGCCGCCGGGGTGGCCTTGTGGGGATCAAAGCGGTCGTCTACCCAGCCGGACCGCTGGAGTCCGTACCGCTTCCCCGTATCGTAGACGAACTGCCACATGCCCGCCGCGGACGCCCACGAGAAGGCCCTGGGCTTGAAGCCGCTTTCGACGATGGGAAGCCATTGCAGCTCCGGCGGCATTCCCCTGGCGGACAGTTCTTCGCGGATCATCGGGATGTAGCGCCCGGACCGCTGGTACGCGGTCTTGAGTATGTTCAGGCTTCGGTCTTTGAGAAACAGATTGATCTGTTGCGTGACGCGACGGTTGAGTACCCTGGGGATCGAACCCCGGACTTCGGCGGTGGCGCGGCGCCTTGCCTGAATACGGTCCACCAGCGGTCCCAGCTTCCTGAGGAGATCGGCCTGCGCGGGGGTGGCCGCGTGCTTCTGGTCGTCGCTCAGCAGGACGAGCAGTTCAAGCACTTCATCGACCGCGGCGCGTGCGGCCGTGGTGTCGGATCGC encodes:
- a CDS encoding non-heme iron oxygenase ferredoxin subunit — translated: MGYVKAAELDELSPGQMKMVSISGKEIVLCNVDGKYYAADNFCPHMGAPLSEGELDGTDLWCPFHGASFDVTTGDVLSPPAYENLTCFPVRVTEEAVEIEI
- a CDS encoding LysM peptidoglycan-binding domain-containing protein, coding for MIRHLPLIGLVFVVGCAAPRTLEPGARTTPPTGTADTAGNTVAVEEPPDPDLTLDHVAPADSLAMKDPASLLADARMRYDAALTALERSDTTAARAAVDEVLELLVLLSDDQKHAATPAQADLLRKLGPLVDRIQARRRATAEVRGSIPRVLNRRVTQQINLFLKDRSLNILKTAYQRSGRYIPMIREELSARGMPPELQWLPIVESGFKPRAFSWASAAGMWQFVYDTGKRYGLQRSGWVDDRFDPHKATPAALAYLGDLYTMFDDWFLAMAAYNCGENRVLREINRTGNRDYWKMRLPRETRNYVPKFLAVLHIIENPEKYGVELPDTHDPYLFEEVRVEKSVALQHVADLLAMPQDDLKTLNTDIRYGVTPPTGFSLRVPLGAGSTLLGSLDELPESNFKPPPEVRRYRVRRGDTLGHIAVRFRTSVSRLRSMNRIRGSLIRVGQLLRVPGRNYGGQQWAGQTASYGTPRDAATHTVRRGDSLTRIARYYGTSVVALKLANGLRGDLIHPGQVLRLSGNGSGISGAVTYNIRSGDTLARIARAFKVTLAALMRANPDVQARRLQIGQRIVIPG